A single Nitrosospira multiformis ATCC 25196 DNA region contains:
- a CDS encoding putative lipoprotein, whose protein sequence is MFISNKKIMGFVNTKLRFFVFIILFNSLTACSVIDIQKGPSLSPSERWMILPFQNYSQTPRVGEQVEEMLATFLRIRGITNIEMYQQSDADKRGWLEFDDRTRQEKALVSAIKDDVSYVVAGSVDEWQYKLGVGSEPVVGLTIRVIEIPSGKVVWSASGARSGWSTGSLSGTAQKLLRELTSRIEITGT, encoded by the coding sequence ATGTTTATCAGTAACAAAAAAATCATGGGCTTTGTTAATACAAAACTTAGATTTTTCGTTTTTATTATTTTGTTCAATTCTTTGACTGCCTGTTCAGTAATTGACATACAGAAAGGTCCCTCACTTTCTCCTTCCGAGCGTTGGATGATTTTGCCTTTTCAAAATTATTCACAGACTCCGCGGGTAGGCGAGCAAGTGGAAGAAATGCTGGCCACATTCCTCAGAATCAGAGGGATTACAAATATAGAAATGTACCAACAGTCGGATGCAGACAAGAGGGGGTGGCTTGAATTCGATGACCGGACACGCCAGGAAAAAGCATTGGTGTCCGCTATTAAGGATGATGTTTCTTATGTGGTTGCCGGAAGCGTTGATGAATGGCAATACAAACTGGGGGTTGGCAGCGAGCCGGTTGTGGGCCTGACGATACGGGTTATAGAGATTCCTTCTGGCAAAGTCGTTTGGTCTGCAAGTGGAGCGCGATCAGGTTGGAGTACAGGATCGCTCAGTGGCACCGCACAAAAATTGCTTAGAGAGTTGACTTCAAGGATCGAAATCACGGGAACGTGA
- a CDS encoding endo alpha-1,4 polygalactosaminidase — protein MSETATNTISNISLIKSLRQVKSVIKLLVGITLLSANISLIKSLRQVKSVIKLLVGITLLSANVSFAEFIFPSSLLNKRGSSTPQPLEVLAVKDQQSSDDNSDSYIEFATDQLGYVGIFRFNLPAKPDKTIQQLIFHANYRGREKSLQKWEFQLLNVKTGKWAHIADNGNVKDGFWSDILTTIIEPSQFINSRNQITLRYVTRNGGNNSQLDFIGLEVKSAVSDPSTDTLGSSNDAASSQPPTVVNDGNRWQPAPGSKWQIQYTGTINTSLGVDVYNLDLFDTSAAVISALRSTGKRVICYFSAGSHENWRPDAASFPIVVLGRNLDGWAGEKWLDIRKLDILIPIMRARMEQAAQKGCDGVDPDNVDGYSNNTGFVLSYNDQLTYNVALAEAAHELGLAIGLKNNLDQIKDLVNYFDFAVNEECFQYSECDTLKPFVDAGKAVFGIEYNLANSSFCPQANTLNFDFLKKNLSLDAWRESCR, from the coding sequence ATGTCGGAAACCGCAACAAATACAATTTCTAATATTTCTTTGATCAAGTCCCTCAGACAAGTAAAAAGCGTAATTAAGCTGCTTGTTGGCATTACTCTTCTAAGTGCGAATATTTCTTTGATCAAGTCCCTCAGACAAGTAAAAAGCGTAATTAAGCTGCTTGTTGGCATTACTCTTCTAAGTGCGAATGTGAGCTTCGCCGAGTTCATTTTTCCATCTAGCTTATTAAATAAAAGAGGTTCATCGACGCCCCAGCCCCTGGAAGTTCTCGCTGTAAAAGATCAGCAGAGCTCGGACGATAATTCGGACAGCTATATAGAATTTGCTACCGATCAACTGGGATATGTGGGAATTTTTCGGTTCAATCTGCCAGCTAAACCTGATAAAACGATTCAGCAATTAATATTCCATGCAAATTACCGTGGGCGAGAAAAGTCTCTTCAAAAGTGGGAATTTCAATTACTTAATGTTAAAACTGGCAAGTGGGCCCATATTGCAGACAATGGCAATGTAAAAGATGGATTCTGGAGTGATATCCTCACAACGATAATAGAACCATCCCAATTTATTAACAGCCGGAATCAGATAACGTTACGCTACGTGACAAGGAATGGAGGAAACAATAGCCAACTTGATTTCATTGGGTTGGAAGTAAAAAGTGCGGTATCCGATCCATCTACAGATACCCTAGGGTCAAGCAATGATGCAGCTAGCAGCCAGCCGCCCACCGTTGTAAACGATGGAAACCGCTGGCAACCTGCCCCTGGATCAAAGTGGCAAATTCAGTACACTGGTACGATTAATACATCGCTCGGTGTCGACGTTTATAATCTCGATTTGTTTGATACAAGTGCAGCGGTTATCTCGGCACTGAGATCAACAGGCAAGCGAGTTATTTGTTATTTTAGTGCGGGGAGCCATGAAAACTGGCGTCCTGATGCTGCCTCATTTCCAATCGTGGTTCTCGGCCGGAATCTTGACGGCTGGGCAGGTGAGAAATGGCTGGACATAAGAAAATTGGATATTCTCATTCCCATCATGCGGGCGCGGATGGAACAGGCCGCGCAGAAAGGCTGCGATGGCGTCGATCCAGACAACGTTGACGGCTACAGCAACAATACGGGATTTGTCCTCAGCTACAACGATCAGTTGACTTATAACGTAGCCCTTGCTGAAGCGGCACATGAACTTGGGCTTGCTATAGGTTTGAAAAATAATCTCGACCAAATCAAGGATCTTGTGAATTATTTCGACTTTGCCGTGAATGAAGAATGCTTCCAGTACAGCGAATGCGATACACTCAAACCATTTGTTGATGCCGGAAAAGCTGTATTCGGTATCGAATACAATCTCGCGAATTCAAGCTTTTGCCCGCAAGCAAATACATTGAATTTCGATTTTCTAAAGAAAAACCTGTCTCTGGATGCCTGGAGGGAATCCTGCAGATAG
- a CDS encoding tetratricopeptide repeat protein — translation MNLFGSLKKTISLFILGLTVIFALLFYKEDQLKELLTQKPDYLSVQYLRLLLNINPDDRSLRIELARHYMNLGQLDEARIVLEPLLKEPAELGVRLLVLEIGFKDYLSTAENDPGRKAKLASLRNSIVEISKERLPVTLLPKVIKLSLELEQPAVVAGLYYRWSAVVRDSSERLEKLKESARWYIASEMPRKAAEIYNKCHEMSKDASQARQFAILTLQALRETGDSKLALEYFRNYQQKFPQDPELVDEVISINLADNEPRRAYEMGILRLALEANDPVQIKKQLDRALAVGEIRPALVLAQRVVEIVPADESAHERVGRIAEWALMPEIALKEWLWLARNRKDDAAIMNAVRLSVGLKAYDAALELLTQLSNTRKLTSEEMNTLLSAYKEAGSLADHVNFLKSYLKRYPEDSQGWEALAKTQESAEQLTDAVTTWQLIGARFNRMPEAVAHQARLTRKNGKPEKALSILLSNKNNVTSNETYFWEILGELSWDLKRLEHGVTAYGILWKSENANALVAERLIQLMRDMGRAEESIAIGEEAYDRLKQPRWLLLAMDVANQAGLSDELRRLFKVAMSKESQFLDSEMYWLLRAELNTRESKPEIALKQYQQALKVSPASTTAKEGILWNLIGRGDKRLLRSYIKTWQADASKNRSLWGVYGTALVKVGQNQEALPWFERKARINPDDYLWLLSYADVMNRAGYRDGAWRLRKYVLFNLRSRLKEIGNAVSARKIKEWLRPEYLALMRDMEGVNADVSILKKFLAKGYDNAGVQELLVAAYLSQENYPAARYWLLQEHVARQETPAWQRLALALGENDLAAAEHILESENDRLSNFNRMETLRRLERNEEALSFTYKLLDSHKGDPALQSYLFSVRDDLIVKSSKQVTGGVDFKTLGRINFIESRARFNMPGSGGVLAAEVRHTYLDSSNPEIVLPAHNEVDIMAEFKHPLGQGAYQVNVGGNLREVDSIAYGAVRVNQDVTSRLKTSLRIGVNELSHETGALRALGKKDMLLLGVTTQLTPQTFLHVDIDGHRYSTREGNNLGKGYKVQTILGHSLLRGIQDWQIRLQGSLERNDLTQTTPSDLTGVLSPSLPGVETLIPRRFALMGMGTSFRYGPFDQGVLRRPFVLGDAWTGWVWPANDLGYNARVLMGISLMGSDILSASVFYSNVQGGRTNQAYAGAGLQYSIRF, via the coding sequence ATGAATTTGTTTGGTAGTTTGAAAAAAACAATATCGCTGTTCATTTTGGGGCTGACCGTTATTTTTGCTCTTTTGTTTTATAAAGAGGATCAGTTAAAAGAATTATTAACACAGAAGCCGGACTATCTTTCAGTACAGTATTTAAGGCTTCTGTTAAATATAAACCCTGATGATAGAAGCTTGCGCATCGAGCTCGCACGGCACTATATGAACCTCGGCCAACTGGATGAAGCTCGTATTGTGTTGGAGCCGTTGCTAAAAGAACCGGCAGAGTTAGGTGTCAGGCTATTGGTATTGGAAATTGGCTTCAAGGATTATTTATCCACAGCGGAAAACGATCCAGGTCGGAAAGCAAAATTAGCCAGCCTGCGGAACAGTATTGTTGAGATCAGTAAGGAGCGGCTTCCAGTTACTTTGTTGCCTAAAGTTATTAAACTTAGCCTGGAACTTGAGCAACCTGCTGTCGTTGCAGGCCTGTATTATCGCTGGTCAGCCGTGGTCCGTGATTCTTCTGAACGCCTGGAGAAATTAAAAGAATCGGCGAGGTGGTATATCGCATCAGAAATGCCCCGCAAGGCGGCGGAAATATATAACAAATGCCATGAGATGTCGAAGGACGCATCCCAGGCCCGGCAGTTTGCAATTCTAACCCTTCAAGCATTGCGGGAGACGGGCGATAGTAAGCTCGCTCTCGAATATTTCCGTAACTATCAGCAGAAATTTCCACAAGATCCTGAACTGGTAGATGAGGTTATCAGTATTAATCTGGCTGACAACGAGCCGAGGCGTGCATATGAAATGGGCATACTGCGGCTAGCGCTGGAGGCTAACGATCCTGTGCAAATTAAAAAGCAGCTCGATCGTGCTCTTGCGGTTGGGGAAATCCGGCCGGCTTTGGTTTTAGCTCAGCGGGTGGTTGAGATTGTTCCAGCCGATGAAAGCGCTCATGAAAGGGTGGGACGTATTGCAGAATGGGCTTTGATGCCAGAGATCGCATTGAAGGAATGGTTATGGCTGGCAAGAAATAGGAAAGATGATGCGGCCATCATGAATGCGGTTCGGCTTTCGGTAGGGCTAAAAGCTTACGATGCTGCTTTGGAACTGCTGACACAGTTATCAAACACACGGAAATTAACAAGCGAGGAAATGAACACCTTGTTATCTGCCTACAAGGAGGCGGGAAGCTTAGCTGATCACGTCAATTTTCTGAAATCCTATTTAAAGCGGTATCCTGAGGATTCACAGGGATGGGAAGCGTTGGCTAAAACACAGGAAAGTGCAGAACAATTAACTGATGCCGTGACGACGTGGCAACTTATCGGGGCACGTTTCAATCGCATGCCAGAGGCGGTGGCTCATCAAGCCAGATTAACGCGGAAAAACGGCAAACCCGAGAAGGCTCTTTCTATACTGTTATCAAATAAAAATAATGTGACCTCAAATGAGACGTATTTCTGGGAGATTTTAGGGGAGCTTTCGTGGGACCTGAAACGATTGGAGCATGGGGTGACGGCTTATGGCATTCTGTGGAAATCAGAAAATGCCAATGCGCTTGTTGCGGAACGGTTGATTCAGTTGATGCGAGATATGGGCAGGGCAGAAGAATCCATCGCGATCGGTGAAGAAGCTTATGATCGTCTCAAACAGCCTCGTTGGTTGCTGCTTGCTATGGATGTTGCTAATCAGGCAGGTTTGTCAGATGAACTAAGGCGGCTTTTTAAAGTGGCAATGAGTAAGGAGTCGCAGTTTCTGGACTCAGAGATGTACTGGCTCCTGCGCGCGGAGTTGAATACCCGGGAGAGCAAACCTGAAATAGCTTTAAAGCAGTATCAGCAAGCTTTAAAAGTCAGTCCGGCATCGACTACCGCAAAGGAAGGAATTTTATGGAATCTCATTGGCCGAGGTGATAAGCGGTTACTCCGGTCCTATATTAAAACCTGGCAAGCCGATGCCTCAAAAAACCGGTCTTTATGGGGCGTTTATGGAACCGCATTGGTCAAGGTTGGCCAGAACCAGGAAGCTCTGCCCTGGTTTGAGCGCAAGGCGCGGATCAATCCTGATGATTATCTCTGGCTGCTCAGCTATGCTGATGTCATGAACAGGGCTGGGTATAGGGATGGAGCGTGGCGTCTGCGTAAATACGTCCTGTTTAACTTAAGATCACGTCTCAAGGAAATTGGTAATGCGGTTTCAGCCAGGAAGATTAAGGAGTGGTTACGTCCGGAATATCTGGCTTTGATGCGCGACATGGAAGGCGTGAATGCTGATGTATCTATATTAAAAAAATTTCTGGCCAAAGGATACGACAATGCTGGAGTTCAAGAATTGCTGGTCGCTGCATACCTATCTCAGGAGAATTATCCGGCTGCTCGTTACTGGTTATTGCAAGAGCATGTTGCAAGACAGGAAACACCAGCGTGGCAGCGCCTTGCTTTAGCTCTGGGGGAAAATGATCTCGCTGCTGCCGAGCATATTCTTGAAAGCGAAAATGACAGGCTTTCGAACTTCAACAGAATGGAGACGCTCAGGCGTCTGGAGAGAAACGAGGAGGCGTTGTCATTTACCTATAAACTTCTTGATTCACATAAAGGAGACCCTGCACTGCAATCTTACCTCTTCAGTGTCAGGGATGATCTGATAGTAAAATCAAGCAAGCAAGTAACAGGAGGCGTTGACTTCAAGACGCTTGGACGTATAAATTTTATCGAAAGCCGAGCGCGTTTTAATATGCCTGGTTCAGGTGGGGTGCTGGCAGCGGAAGTAAGGCACACCTATCTGGATTCTTCAAATCCGGAGATTGTTCTGCCTGCACATAATGAAGTAGACATAATGGCGGAATTTAAGCATCCTCTGGGGCAAGGGGCATACCAGGTGAATGTCGGTGGCAACTTGAGAGAAGTGGATTCCATTGCTTACGGGGCAGTCAGGGTTAACCAGGATGTAACAAGCAGATTAAAAACCAGCTTGCGTATAGGAGTGAATGAACTAAGCCACGAAACAGGGGCGTTACGAGCGCTAGGGAAAAAAGATATGCTTTTACTGGGGGTGACTACTCAATTAACACCGCAAACATTCCTCCATGTAGATATCGATGGTCATCGCTATTCCACCAGGGAAGGAAATAACCTGGGTAAAGGCTATAAGGTGCAAACGATTCTGGGCCACTCTTTGCTTAGAGGCATTCAGGATTGGCAAATCAGACTTCAGGGATCATTGGAAAGAAACGACCTTACACAGACGACTCCTTCTGACTTAACTGGGGTATTGAGCCCTTCCTTGCCGGGTGTGGAGACGCTGATCCCACGGAGATTTGCTCTCATGGGCATGGGGACGAGTTTTCGCTATGGGCCGTTTGATCAGGGAGTGCTGCGACGCCCCTTCGTTCTTGGGGATGCGTGGACAGGATGGGTGTGGCCTGCTAATGATCTAGGGTATAACGCGCGTGTATTGATGGGGATATCGTTAATGGGATCGGATATTCTTAGCGCCAGCGTTTTTTATAGCAATGTCCAAGGCGGCAGGACTAATCAGGCTTATGCGGGGGCCGGCCTCCAATACTCCATTCGCTTCTGA